A window of Actinobacillus suis ATCC 33415 contains these coding sequences:
- a CDS encoding TonB-dependent receptor domain-containing protein: MHKYKKTIFQLSLISLALSGYVSANQADLDTIEVQAQPTVNHTRNISNLRELLANRTDVNVGGGSVSAQYISIRGSGQDRIGMVVDNTSTNTQLWYHQGRFQLDPSMVKSIKVDKGAGSASAGIGVTDGVIRAETVSAKDLLKEGKPFGARISSEYNSNRGVNGSLSLYGQADNLDILLLGSWGNDKNYKAGRGYSDAVNTNSRVVNNTARRQGNYLAKFGYDLTEQHRIGASFRQETYYGNGQDRFEMIFNSRPVNANTTTRTYNLEYAGKDLGVVRDIKANAFYIDGRDKREDYQKDKLTGYQRHSRTETRGANLGLTSELGGEHLLKYGVNLRKEQTGSQNSFGYIKGEQKSEYGLYAEGIWSLGKIVTLTTGLRYDYYTLDTAGKVDQHGTPIAGKKSVSDNKLNPSFGLIWDVTPNFVLNAKLNYASRSPILASAYTVTDNRGSLDKARGLRFIDPNLKTENARLAEIGFEWKYADFSLKGSVFEQRVKNFYQTKDSIISNAGTLKTKGYDAELDYQWNGLKLTAGMAYADPKADFALSNDPLNVIPQGRQWSTGVSYKFAEPSLELGWLGRYAQSKEYQTGSGAKAETKRRIGYGVHDIFVNWQPLNQDNFNVNFTVKNIGNKFYRSHSQRNTAITPPSPGREFKLGMNYSF; encoded by the coding sequence ATGCATAAATATAAAAAAACAATCTTTCAACTAAGCTTAATTAGCTTAGCCCTTAGCGGCTATGTTTCGGCTAATCAAGCTGATTTAGATACGATTGAAGTTCAAGCACAGCCTACCGTAAATCATACTCGAAATATTAGTAATTTACGTGAATTACTGGCGAATCGTACCGATGTTAATGTCGGAGGCGGTAGTGTTTCTGCACAATACATTTCAATTCGAGGCTCGGGGCAAGATCGTATCGGCATGGTTGTTGATAACACTTCGACAAATACTCAGTTATGGTATCACCAAGGTCGTTTTCAATTAGATCCATCGATGGTCAAATCAATTAAAGTAGATAAAGGTGCGGGTTCTGCGAGTGCGGGGATCGGAGTAACGGATGGTGTGATTCGTGCGGAAACCGTTTCGGCTAAAGATTTGCTGAAAGAAGGTAAACCTTTCGGAGCGAGAATTAGCTCAGAATATAATAGTAATCGAGGTGTTAACGGCTCTCTTTCACTATACGGACAGGCAGATAACCTAGATATCTTGTTATTAGGAAGCTGGGGAAATGATAAAAATTATAAGGCTGGTCGAGGTTATTCTGATGCAGTTAATACCAATAGCAGAGTTGTAAATAACACAGCTCGCCGTCAAGGGAATTATTTGGCTAAATTTGGCTATGATCTCACAGAACAACACCGAATCGGTGCGAGCTTCCGTCAAGAAACTTACTATGGCAACGGACAAGATCGTTTTGAAATGATTTTTAATAGTCGTCCGGTAAATGCAAATACGACAACACGCACTTACAACTTAGAATATGCAGGTAAAGATCTTGGTGTCGTGAGAGATATTAAAGCAAATGCATTTTATATTGATGGAAGAGATAAGCGTGAAGATTATCAAAAAGATAAACTTACCGGTTATCAACGCCATTCAAGAACAGAAACTCGTGGTGCTAATTTAGGGCTTACGAGTGAACTAGGTGGCGAGCATTTACTAAAATATGGTGTTAATCTCCGTAAAGAACAAACAGGTAGCCAAAATTCCTTTGGTTATATTAAAGGTGAACAAAAATCTGAATACGGTCTATATGCCGAAGGTATTTGGTCTTTAGGTAAAATTGTTACTTTAACAACGGGCTTACGCTACGATTATTATACTTTAGATACTGCAGGCAAAGTAGATCAACATGGCACTCCAATTGCAGGTAAGAAATCGGTATCTGATAATAAATTGAATCCGAGTTTTGGACTTATTTGGGATGTTACGCCAAATTTTGTTTTAAATGCTAAGCTAAATTATGCAAGTCGTAGCCCTATTTTAGCATCTGCTTATACAGTAACTGATAATCGAGGTTCATTAGATAAAGCAAGAGGTTTGCGTTTTATTGATCCTAATTTAAAGACTGAGAATGCACGTTTAGCTGAAATTGGGTTTGAATGGAAATACGCTGATTTTAGTTTAAAAGGAAGCGTGTTTGAGCAAAGAGTGAAAAACTTCTATCAAACAAAAGATAGTATCATTAGTAATGCGGGAACATTAAAAACCAAAGGTTATGATGCAGAATTAGATTATCAATGGAATGGTTTAAAATTAACCGCAGGTATGGCTTATGCAGATCCTAAAGCGGATTTTGCACTTTCTAACGATCCGCTAAATGTTATTCCTCAAGGTCGCCAATGGAGTACAGGCGTGTCTTATAAATTTGCAGAGCCAAGTTTAGAACTCGGCTGGTTAGGTCGTTATGCACAATCTAAAGAATATCAAACTGGCTCAGGTGCAAAAGCAGAAACGAAAAGACGTATCGGATACGGTGTACATGATATTTTTGTTAATTGGCAGCCTCTTAACCAAGATAACTTTAACGTGAATTTCACGGTGAAAAACATTGGTAACAAATTCTATCGTAGCCATAGCCAAAGAAATACAGCGATTACGCCACCAAGCCCAGGACGTGAATTTAAATTGGGTATGAACTATAGCTTCTAA
- a CDS encoding metal ABC transporter substrate-binding protein, producing the protein MKLSFLKQAFVVTLGMSAALSMAAPFKVVTTFTVIQDIAQNVAGDKAVVESITKPGAEIHDYQPTPKDIAKAQKADLILWNGMNLERWFERFFENVKGKPAVVVTEGITPIAIAEGEYKNLPNPHAWMSSANALQYIENIRAALVKYDPKNAESYNQNAKAYAEKVKAIAEPLRQRLSVIPEAQRWLVTSEGAFSYLAQDYQLKELYLWAINAEEQGSPQQVKKVIDGVKANNIPVVFSESTVSDKPAKQVAKETGALYGGVLYVDSLSTKDGAVPTYLDLLKVTISTIVDGFEKSKK; encoded by the coding sequence ATGAAACTTTCATTTTTAAAACAAGCATTTGTGGTCACATTAGGTATGAGTGCCGCCCTCTCAATGGCTGCACCGTTCAAAGTTGTTACTACCTTTACCGTTATCCAAGATATTGCACAAAACGTTGCCGGTGATAAAGCGGTTGTAGAATCTATTACCAAACCTGGCGCAGAAATTCATGACTATCAACCAACACCTAAAGATATTGCTAAAGCACAAAAAGCTGACCTTATCTTATGGAACGGTATGAATTTAGAACGTTGGTTTGAACGTTTCTTTGAAAACGTAAAAGGTAAACCGGCTGTTGTTGTGACCGAAGGCATTACGCCAATTGCAATTGCTGAAGGTGAATATAAAAACTTACCGAATCCGCATGCGTGGATGTCATCAGCGAATGCTCTGCAATATATTGAAAATATTCGTGCCGCATTAGTGAAATACGATCCGAAAAATGCCGAAAGCTATAACCAAAATGCTAAAGCTTACGCTGAAAAAGTCAAAGCTATTGCAGAGCCTTTACGCCAACGCCTATCTGTTATTCCGGAAGCACAACGTTGGTTAGTAACCAGTGAAGGTGCATTTAGTTATTTAGCACAAGATTATCAGTTAAAAGAACTTTATTTATGGGCAATCAATGCTGAAGAACAAGGTTCTCCGCAACAAGTGAAAAAGGTGATCGACGGCGTAAAAGCTAACAATATCCCTGTTGTTTTCAGCGAAAGTACCGTATCGGATAAACCGGCTAAACAAGTAGCAAAAGAAACTGGCGCATTATACGGCGGTGTATTATATGTCGATTCACTTTCAACCAAAGACGGCGCTGTACCGACTTATTTGGATTTATTAAAAGTGACAATCAGCACAATTGTTGACGGTTTTGAAAAAAGCAAAAAATAA
- the uvrC gene encoding excinuclease ABC subunit UvrC, with protein MFDAKSFLADVPHLPGVYRMYDAKNTIIYVGKAKDLKKRLSSYFRSQLASKKTEALVANIHHIETTITHSETEALLLEHNYIKENQPKYNVLLRDDKSYPYILLTKHQHPRITSFRGSKKIAGEYFGPYPNAGAVRETLNLLQKLFPIRQCEDSYYKNRSRPCLQYQIGRCLAPCVEGYYSQAEYDNQVNLVRLFLQGKDGQVVEHLVQKMESAAEDLDFEGAARFRDQIQSVRAVQEKQFVSNERLDDLDIISIAYQHGIACVHILFVRHGKVLGNRSYFPKVPNNTDLTELADTFVGQFYLQMNQHRTIPNQIIIDQPLSEATALVNVLSEQAGHKVSIADKNIRGDKSRYLALAKTNAEAALTLQLKQDTHIRQRYDSLKALLNLAEIRRMECFDISHTMGNQTVASCVVFDENGPLKSDYRRFNIEGITGGDDYAAMEQALLKRYDRNLEEEKIPDIIFIDGGKGQLNRALETFASLNVSWDKRKPLLIGVAKGVERKAGLETLLISKWDKEIHLPPDSPALHLIQHIRDESHNHAITGHRKKRQKAFTESGLESIAGVGAKRRQALLKYLGGMQGVKSATLEEIQSVPGISKQLAEVIFDTLQNS; from the coding sequence ATGTTTGATGCCAAATCCTTTCTTGCCGATGTACCCCATCTTCCCGGTGTTTACCGCATGTATGATGCGAAAAATACCATTATCTATGTCGGTAAAGCCAAAGATCTCAAAAAACGCTTATCCAGTTATTTTCGTAGTCAACTCGCCAGTAAGAAAACCGAAGCGTTAGTTGCTAACATTCATCATATTGAAACCACGATAACCCATTCGGAAACGGAAGCGTTATTGCTTGAACATAATTATATTAAAGAGAATCAGCCGAAGTACAACGTGCTTTTGCGTGATGATAAATCCTATCCGTATATTTTACTCACGAAGCATCAACATCCTCGAATTACTTCGTTTCGTGGTAGTAAAAAAATTGCCGGTGAATATTTTGGTCCTTATCCAAATGCTGGGGCAGTGCGTGAAACACTAAACTTGCTGCAAAAACTGTTTCCGATTCGCCAATGTGAAGACAGCTACTATAAAAACCGTTCTCGCCCTTGTTTGCAATATCAAATCGGACGTTGTCTTGCCCCTTGTGTAGAAGGTTATTACTCGCAAGCGGAATATGATAACCAAGTAAATCTAGTCCGTTTGTTTTTACAAGGTAAAGACGGACAAGTGGTTGAACATTTGGTACAAAAAATGGAAAGTGCCGCGGAAGATCTGGATTTTGAAGGTGCAGCTCGTTTTCGCGATCAGATTCAATCGGTACGAGCGGTACAAGAAAAGCAATTTGTCTCTAACGAACGTTTGGACGATCTGGATATTATTTCGATTGCTTATCAGCACGGTATTGCTTGCGTACATATTTTATTTGTGCGCCACGGTAAGGTATTGGGCAATCGTTCCTATTTTCCTAAAGTGCCGAATAATACCGATTTAACCGAGTTGGCGGATACCTTTGTCGGTCAGTTTTATCTACAGATGAACCAACATCGCACGATACCAAATCAAATTATTATCGATCAGCCGTTAAGTGAAGCGACTGCATTAGTTAATGTGCTGTCGGAACAAGCGGGACATAAAGTTAGTATTGCCGATAAAAATATTCGTGGCGATAAAAGCCGCTATTTAGCATTGGCGAAAACCAATGCAGAAGCTGCGCTTACTTTACAACTTAAACAAGATACGCATATTCGCCAGCGTTATGACTCACTCAAGGCATTACTCAATTTAGCGGAAATCAGACGGATGGAGTGCTTCGATATTTCTCACACAATGGGTAATCAAACAGTGGCTTCGTGTGTAGTATTTGATGAAAATGGGCCGTTAAAATCGGATTACCGTCGTTTTAATATTGAAGGCATTACCGGCGGTGATGACTATGCGGCAATGGAACAAGCCTTATTAAAACGCTATGACCGTAATTTGGAAGAAGAAAAAATTCCGGATATTATTTTTATCGACGGCGGTAAAGGTCAGCTTAATCGAGCTTTAGAAACCTTTGCTTCGTTAAATGTCAGTTGGGATAAGCGTAAACCGTTGTTAATTGGTGTGGCGAAAGGAGTAGAGCGGAAAGCCGGTTTAGAAACCTTATTGATCAGCAAATGGGATAAGGAAATTCACTTACCGCCGGACAGTCCTGCTTTGCATTTGATTCAACATATTCGTGATGAATCACATAATCATGCGATTACCGGACACCGCAAAAAACGCCAAAAAGCTTTTACGGAAAGTGGATTGGAATCAATTGCCGGTGTAGGAGCAAAACGTCGCCAAGCATTACTGAAATATCTCGGTGGTATGCAGGGTGTGAAATCCGCCACGTTAGAAGAAATTCAATCCGTTCCCGGCATTTCAAAACAACTTGCCGAAGTGATTTTTGATACGTTACAAAATAGCTAG
- a CDS encoding TusE/DsrC/DsvC family sulfur relay protein: protein MNYIELNEQKYPTDASGYLTNLDDWSEALAIEIAKKEQIVLTNEHWEIIFLVRDFYQEYKTSPAIRMLVKAMAQKFGEEKGNSRYLQRLFPDGPAKQATKIAGLPKPIKCL from the coding sequence ATGAATTACATTGAATTAAACGAACAAAAATATCCGACAGATGCTTCAGGTTACTTAACTAACCTTGATGATTGGTCAGAAGCACTTGCGATTGAAATTGCCAAGAAAGAACAAATTGTTCTGACAAATGAACACTGGGAAATTATCTTTCTAGTACGCGATTTCTATCAAGAATACAAAACCTCACCTGCAATCCGAATGCTAGTTAAAGCGATGGCGCAAAAATTCGGTGAAGAGAAAGGCAATAGCCGTTATTTACAACGTTTATTTCCTGATGGCCCAGCAAAACAAGCAACCAAAATTGCCGGTTTACCTAAACCCATAAAATGTTTATAA
- a CDS encoding metal ABC transporter ATP-binding protein — MASIPTSISVEKLSVRYNNGHLALHDVSFQIQDGTICALIGVNGGGKSTLFKSLMGLVKPQTGKILLNHMPIQQALKQNLVSYVPQSEEVDWQFPVSVYDVVMMGRYGYMGLLRSPSPLDKQKVMQAMERVDICHLQHRQIGELSGGQKKRVFLARALAQESQIILLDEPFTGVDVKTENAIVELLQQLRSEGHLVLVSTHNLNSVPSFCDQVLMINRTLLAAGKTETTFTTENLEKVFGGVLHYLAKDIG, encoded by the coding sequence ATGGCATCCATTCCAACCTCTATTTCTGTTGAAAAGCTAAGTGTCCGTTATAATAACGGGCATTTAGCCTTACATGACGTATCCTTTCAGATTCAAGACGGCACAATTTGTGCTTTAATCGGTGTGAATGGCGGTGGTAAATCTACGCTATTTAAAAGTTTAATGGGATTAGTCAAACCTCAAACCGGCAAAATCCTGTTAAACCACATGCCAATTCAACAAGCTTTGAAACAAAATCTAGTATCTTATGTGCCACAAAGTGAAGAAGTCGATTGGCAATTTCCTGTTTCCGTTTACGATGTAGTGATGATGGGTCGGTATGGCTATATGGGATTGCTACGCAGTCCTTCACCTCTTGATAAACAAAAAGTGATGCAGGCAATGGAACGAGTGGACATTTGCCATTTGCAACACCGACAAATCGGTGAGCTTTCTGGCGGACAGAAAAAGCGAGTGTTTCTTGCTCGAGCATTGGCACAAGAAAGTCAGATTATTTTACTGGACGAGCCGTTTACCGGTGTTGATGTCAAAACTGAAAATGCCATCGTTGAATTGTTGCAGCAACTGCGTAGCGAAGGACATTTAGTTTTAGTTTCAACACATAATTTAAATAGCGTGCCTAGCTTTTGCGATCAAGTATTGATGATCAATCGTACCTTACTTGCTGCCGGGAAAACCGAAACCACCTTTACTACCGAAAATCTGGAAAAAGTCTTTGGCGGAGTACTACATTATCTTGCTAAAGATATTGGATAA
- a CDS encoding Bax inhibitor-1 family protein yields MENRVINGAASSESLLSTHKVLRNTYLLLSMTLAFSAVIAFVAMSMNAPALPWWGLLIGFYGLLFLTNATANSGAGILSVFALTGFLGYTLGPILNRYIGAGLGDVVVLALGATALVFFTCSAYVLTTKKDMSFLSGMMMALFVVLLVGIIANIFLAIPALSLAMSALFVVFSSGAILLGTSNIIHGGETNYIRATVDLYVSLYNLFLSLLQIFGVLGSDD; encoded by the coding sequence ATGGAAAATCGTGTAATTAACGGTGCAGCAAGCAGTGAATCCTTACTCAGCACTCACAAAGTATTACGTAATACTTATTTATTACTTTCAATGACATTAGCCTTTTCAGCAGTAATTGCTTTTGTGGCAATGTCAATGAATGCACCGGCATTACCATGGTGGGGATTATTAATCGGCTTCTACGGTTTATTATTCCTAACCAATGCAACAGCAAATAGCGGTGCAGGTATTTTAAGCGTATTTGCTTTAACCGGCTTTTTAGGTTATACCCTTGGCCCAATTTTAAACCGCTATATCGGTGCGGGTTTAGGTGACGTTGTGGTTCTTGCGCTTGGCGCAACCGCATTAGTATTCTTTACGTGTTCGGCTTATGTACTTACGACCAAGAAAGATATGTCATTTTTATCGGGTATGATGATGGCATTATTCGTAGTGTTACTTGTTGGTATCATCGCAAATATTTTCTTAGCAATTCCGGCATTAAGCCTTGCAATGAGTGCATTATTTGTAGTGTTCTCAAGCGGTGCGATTTTACTTGGTACAAGTAATATTATTCACGGTGGCGAAACGAATTATATCCGTGCGACAGTGGATTTATACGTATCTCTATACAACCTATTCTTAAGCCTATTACAAATCTTTGGTGTCTTAGGTAGTGACGATTAA
- the pgsA gene encoding CDP-diacylglycerol--glycerol-3-phosphate 3-phosphatidyltransferase, translating into MKLNFPTYLTLFRVILIPLFVIAFYLPAGWYAPEISTLIFFIASITDAFDGYLARKWNQTTRLGAFLDPVADKVLVAVALVCVVEYYHTWWITIPAAIMIAREIIISALREWMAELGERASVAVSVWGKFKTTAQMLALGGMLWRFNLAMEVLAWILLYIAAGLTLWSMIQYLKAAKGSLLKS; encoded by the coding sequence ATGAAACTAAATTTTCCTACCTATTTAACCTTATTTCGGGTAATTTTGATCCCTTTGTTTGTGATTGCCTTTTATTTACCTGCCGGTTGGTATGCACCTGAAATTTCAACACTTATTTTCTTTATTGCTTCTATTACGGATGCCTTTGACGGTTATTTAGCTCGTAAATGGAATCAAACTACACGCTTAGGAGCATTTTTAGATCCTGTTGCGGATAAAGTGTTAGTAGCTGTGGCATTGGTTTGTGTGGTGGAATATTATCATACGTGGTGGATTACCATTCCAGCAGCAATTATGATTGCTCGAGAAATTATTATTTCCGCATTAAGAGAATGGATGGCAGAGCTTGGTGAGAGAGCGAGTGTAGCGGTTTCCGTATGGGGGAAATTTAAAACAACAGCACAAATGTTAGCGCTTGGTGGAATGTTATGGCGATTTAATTTAGCAATGGAAGTTCTTGCTTGGATTCTTCTTTATATTGCGGCTGGGTTGACACTTTGGTCTATGATTCAGTACCTGAAAGCTGCCAAAGGTAGTTTGCTAAAGTCATAA